The proteins below come from a single Synechococcus sp. WH 8101 genomic window:
- a CDS encoding LysR family transcriptional regulator, which translates to MADLPFTLDQLRILRAIVSEGSFKKAADSLFVTQPAVSLQIQNLEKQLEVSLFDRGGRKAQLTEAGHLLLGYCDRILSQCHEACRALDDLHNLKGGSLVVGASQTTGTYLMPRMIGLFRQKYPDVAVQLHVHSTRRTGWSVANGQIDLAIIGGELPPELNELLQVVPYASDELALVLPVKHPLARLLELSKDDLYRLGFVCLDAQSTTRKMVDQLLARSGLDVQRLRIEMELNSLEAIKNAVQSGLGAAFLPVVSIERELNAGTLHKPSVVDLQVRRQLKLISHPARYCSRAAEAFRRDVLPVFASADSPLRQSRSAVEEGEAVVEAG; encoded by the coding sequence ATGGCCGATCTCCCGTTCACCCTGGATCAGCTGCGCATCCTTCGTGCCATCGTCAGCGAGGGCAGTTTCAAGAAGGCCGCTGACAGCCTCTTCGTCACCCAGCCGGCGGTGAGCCTGCAGATCCAGAATCTTGAGAAGCAGCTTGAGGTCTCCCTCTTCGACCGTGGTGGTCGCAAGGCCCAGCTCACCGAGGCCGGTCACCTGCTGCTCGGTTACTGCGACCGAATCCTGAGTCAGTGCCACGAGGCCTGCCGCGCCCTCGACGATCTGCACAACCTCAAAGGCGGCTCCCTGGTGGTGGGCGCCAGCCAGACCACAGGCACCTATCTGATGCCTCGGATGATCGGCCTGTTTCGGCAGAAATACCCCGATGTGGCCGTGCAGCTGCATGTGCACAGCACCCGGCGCACCGGCTGGAGTGTGGCCAACGGTCAGATCGATCTGGCGATCATCGGTGGTGAACTGCCCCCGGAGCTCAACGAGCTGCTGCAGGTGGTGCCCTATGCCAGCGATGAACTGGCCCTGGTGCTGCCGGTGAAGCATCCGCTGGCCCGCCTGCTGGAGCTGAGTAAAGACGACCTCTACCGACTCGGCTTCGTTTGCCTCGATGCCCAATCGACCACCCGAAAGATGGTGGATCAATTGCTGGCACGCTCCGGCCTTGATGTGCAGCGGTTGCGGATTGAGATGGAGCTCAATTCCCTGGAAGCGATCAAGAATGCGGTGCAATCCGGTCTTGGTGCCGCCTTTCTGCCGGTGGTCTCGATTGAGCGGGAGCTCAATGCCGGCACCCTGCATAAACCCTCGGTGGTGGATCTGCAGGTGCGGCGACAACTGAAGCTGATCAGCCACCCCGCCCGCTACTGCTCCAGAGCAGCGGAAGCGTTCCGTCGCGATGTGCTTCCAGTGTTTGCCAGTGCCGACAGCCCGCTGCGTCAGAGCCGGAGCGCCGTGGAGGAGGGGGAAGCGGTGGTGGAAGCGGGGTGA
- a CDS encoding NnrU family protein — MLALLLAFALIHSGGAALRSRAEARIGARAWRLIFAALSIPSAVVVIGYFLAHRYDGLQLWNLQAVPGMVPLIWTLTAISFLFLYPATYNLLEIPAVLKPQVRLYATGIIRISRHPQAVGQILWCFSHALWIGSSFMLVTCAGLIGHHLFAVWHGDRRLKERFGTAFDTLRDSTSVVPFVAVLDGRQQLDWRELLRPAQLGIAIAVGVFWWAHRYIPIGGMVFLHSRLEGLLS; from the coding sequence ATGCTGGCCCTGCTCCTCGCTTTCGCCCTGATTCACAGCGGCGGCGCGGCCCTGCGCAGCCGCGCCGAAGCCCGCATCGGTGCCCGCGCCTGGCGCCTGATCTTCGCGGCTCTGAGCATTCCCTCAGCCGTGGTGGTGATCGGCTACTTCCTGGCGCACCGCTACGACGGCCTGCAGCTCTGGAACCTCCAGGCGGTGCCGGGCATGGTGCCCCTGATCTGGACACTGACGGCGATCAGCTTTCTGTTTCTCTATCCGGCCACCTACAACCTGCTGGAGATTCCTGCCGTTCTCAAACCCCAGGTGCGGCTCTATGCCACGGGAATCATTCGCATCAGCCGCCACCCCCAGGCGGTGGGTCAGATCTTGTGGTGCTTCAGCCACGCCCTCTGGATCGGCAGCAGCTTCATGCTCGTGACCTGCGCCGGCCTGATCGGCCACCATCTCTTCGCCGTCTGGCATGGCGATCGCCGCCTGAAGGAACGCTTCGGCACCGCCTTCGACACCCTGCGAGACAGCACCTCGGTGGTTCCCTTCGTGGCCGTGCTCGATGGGCGTCAGCAGCTCGACTGGCGCGAACTGCTGCGTCCGGCCCAACTCGGCATCGCCATCGCCGTGGGGGTGTTCTGGTGGGCCCATCGCTACATCCCGATCGGCGGCATGGTCTTTCTTCACTCACGGCTCGAGGGCCTGTTGAGCTGA
- a CDS encoding NAD(P)H-quinone oxidoreductase subunit 5 produces MHSAADFAWLIPVLPLLGAVITGLGLISFNRTINRLRKPVAVLLLSCVGAAAAISYAVLLEQLAGAAPVEHLFVWASAGSFSLPMGYVVDPLGAVMLALVTTIALLVMLYSHGYMAHDKSYVRFFTYLALFSSSMLGLVLSPNLLEIYVFWELVGMSSYLLIGFWYDRDGAAHAAQKAFVVNRVGDFGLLLGILGLFWATGSFDFQGIADGLSAAISSGVVPGWAALALCLFVFMGPMAKSAQFPLHVWLPDAMEGPTPISALIHAATMVAAGVFLVARLEPLYAQFPSVGLVIAVVGTITCFLGASIALTQMDLKKGLAYSTVSQLGYMMLAMGCGAPVAGMFHLVTHAFFKAMLFLCSGSVIHAMEDVVGHEPVLAQDMRLMGGLRGKMPITAITFLIGCIAISGIPPLAGFWSKDEILGQAFGTFPLLWAVGFLTAGMTAFYMFRLYFLTFEGEFRGTDTALQHSLLEAAGKTADEDHGHHAGSVHESTWSMTLPLAILAVPSVLIGLLGTPWNSRFAALLNPEEAAEMAEHFSWGEFLPLAGASVAISLAGISIAVLAYLLHRLDLSQLAAARFPAINAFLANKWYLDAINEKLFVRGSRKLAREVLEVDAKVVDGVVNLTGLLTLGSGEGLKYFETGRAQFYALIVFGGVIALVVLFGVLGSPIT; encoded by the coding sequence ATGCACTCGGCCGCTGACTTCGCCTGGTTGATCCCGGTGCTCCCCCTGCTCGGTGCCGTCATCACCGGCCTGGGGCTGATCAGTTTCAACCGCACGATCAATCGGTTGCGCAAACCGGTTGCCGTGCTGCTGCTCAGTTGCGTGGGGGCAGCTGCTGCCATCAGTTACGCGGTGCTGCTGGAGCAACTGGCTGGTGCGGCTCCCGTGGAACATCTTTTCGTGTGGGCCAGCGCCGGCAGTTTCAGCCTGCCGATGGGGTACGTGGTGGATCCACTCGGGGCCGTGATGCTCGCCCTGGTCACCACGATCGCCCTGCTGGTGATGCTCTATTCCCATGGCTACATGGCGCACGACAAGAGCTACGTGCGCTTTTTCACCTATCTCGCCCTGTTCAGCAGTTCGATGCTCGGGCTGGTGTTGAGCCCCAACCTCCTCGAGATCTATGTGTTCTGGGAACTCGTGGGGATGTCGTCGTATCTGCTGATCGGCTTCTGGTACGACCGCGACGGTGCCGCCCATGCCGCCCAAAAAGCTTTCGTGGTGAACAGGGTCGGGGATTTCGGGCTCCTGCTCGGCATCCTCGGTCTGTTCTGGGCGACTGGCAGCTTTGATTTCCAAGGCATCGCCGATGGTCTCTCGGCTGCGATCAGCTCAGGAGTGGTGCCCGGCTGGGCCGCTCTCGCCCTCTGCCTGTTCGTGTTCATGGGGCCCATGGCCAAGTCGGCCCAGTTCCCACTGCACGTGTGGCTGCCGGACGCGATGGAAGGTCCCACACCGATCTCCGCCCTGATCCACGCCGCCACGATGGTGGCCGCCGGCGTGTTCCTGGTGGCTCGCCTCGAGCCGCTCTACGCCCAGTTCCCATCGGTGGGCCTGGTCATTGCCGTGGTGGGCACGATCACTTGCTTCCTGGGAGCATCGATCGCCCTCACCCAGATGGATCTCAAGAAAGGTCTGGCTTACAGCACCGTGAGCCAACTGGGCTACATGATGCTGGCCATGGGCTGCGGTGCCCCGGTAGCCGGGATGTTCCACCTGGTGACGCACGCCTTCTTCAAGGCGATGCTCTTCCTCTGCTCCGGCTCGGTGATCCACGCCATGGAAGACGTGGTGGGGCATGAACCGGTGCTGGCGCAGGACATGCGCCTGATGGGCGGCCTGCGCGGCAAGATGCCGATCACGGCGATCACCTTCCTGATCGGCTGCATCGCCATCAGCGGCATCCCGCCCCTCGCCGGCTTCTGGAGCAAGGATGAAATCCTCGGCCAGGCCTTCGGCACATTCCCGCTGTTGTGGGCCGTGGGCTTTCTCACCGCAGGCATGACAGCCTTCTACATGTTCCGCCTTTACTTCCTCACCTTCGAAGGGGAGTTCCGCGGCACGGATACGGCGCTGCAACACAGCCTGCTCGAAGCCGCCGGCAAAACTGCTGACGAAGACCATGGCCATCACGCCGGCAGCGTGCATGAATCCACCTGGTCCATGACCCTGCCCCTGGCGATCCTGGCGGTGCCGTCGGTGCTCATCGGCCTGCTCGGCACCCCCTGGAACAGCCGCTTCGCTGCCCTGCTGAATCCAGAGGAGGCGGCTGAGATGGCTGAACACTTCAGCTGGGGAGAATTCCTGCCTCTGGCCGGTGCCTCTGTGGCCATCTCGTTGGCGGGCATCAGCATCGCTGTTCTTGCCTATCTGCTGCATCGCCTTGATCTGAGCCAACTCGCGGCCGCTCGCTTCCCGGCGATCAATGCCTTCCTCGCCAACAAGTGGTATCTCGATGCGATCAACGAGAAGCTCTTTGTTCGCGGCAGCCGCAAGCTGGCACGCGAAGTGCTGGAAGTGGACGCCAAGGTGGTGGATGGCGTGGTGAATCTCACCGGCCTGCTCACCCTGGGCAGTGGCGAAGGCCTGAAATACTTCGAGACCGGCAGGGCTCAGTTCTATGCCCTGATCGTGTTCGGTGGCGTCATCGCCCTGGTGGTGCTGTTCGGCGTGCTCGGCAGCCCGATCACCTGA